In Erigeron canadensis isolate Cc75 chromosome 6, C_canadensis_v1, whole genome shotgun sequence, the following are encoded in one genomic region:
- the LOC122603581 gene encoding patatin-like protein 7 → MDQLTSDIFSILENKFLFGNNVSSNSTPTKEMTPGRHVTGRVRVLSIDGSGATDGLLAAKSILYLETSLRLKSGIPDARISDFFDVVSGSGIGGVLAALLFTKGKDGEPLFTANDAVKFVSENGHKLSKFSKQGVFKRLLGSSAKNGKVFHKIFGDLSLKDTVKPVLIPCYDFTTGGPFVFSRADAVEMDGCDFKMRDVCAATTAVNGPFATLSVDKRTKISAISGELAMNNPTAMAITHILNNKQEFPFCNGLEDLLVVSLGNGEPFCGVAGNQTPSRSTYVKIFGDTVSDTVDQAVSMAFGQSRTSNYARIQANERYVKSENHSYGNEVDKSKMAEEMLKQRNVESVLFQGKKYNDTNLDKIQFFATEIIKETERRKTNILPTVVLRQTTTSSSPRTSSATTLSITSSN, encoded by the exons ATGGACCAACTCACTTCTGATATTTTCTCAATTCTTGAAAACAAATTCTTGTTTGGAAACAATGTTTCTTCAAATTCTACTCCAACTAAAGAAATGACACCCGGAAGACATGTTACCGGGAGAGTTCGTGTTCTTTCGATTGATGGCAGTGGCGCTACGGACGGTTTATTAGCTGCTAAATCGATTCTATACCTTGAGACGTCTCTACGTCTCAAGTCTGGAATCCCTGATGCCCGCATTTCGGATTTCTTTGATGTTGTATCCGGTTCGGGCATCGGGGGTGTCCTGGCTGCTTTGTTGTTTACTAAAGGAAAAGATGGTGAACCCTTGTTTACCGCGAATGACGCGGTAAAGTTTGTGTCAGAAAATGGACACAAActttctaaattttcaaaacaagGGGTTTTTAAAAGGCTTTTAGGATCTTCTGCGAAAAATGGGAAAGTTTTTCACAAAATATTTGGGGATTTGTCTTTAAAAGATACTGTAAAACCTGTTCTGATACCATGTTATGATTTTACTACTGGTGGGCCCTTTGTTTTTTCGCGTGCTGACGCGGTTGAAATGGATGGTTGTGATTTTAAGATGAGGGATGTGTGTGCTGCCACCACGGCGGTTAATGGGCCCTTTGCCACGCTGTCGGTGGATAAGAGGACAAAAATTTCCGCGATTAGTGGTGAGCTGGCGATGAATAATCCAACGGCTATGGCAATTACTCACATTCTTAACAATAAGCAAGAATTCCCGTTTTGTAACGGGCTTGAGGACTTGCTTGTTGTGTCTTTAGGCAATGGAGAACCGTTTTGCGGCGTTGCCGGGAATCAAACGCCGTCGCGATCTACGTACGTTAAGATCTTTGGTGATACAGTTTCGGATACG GTTGATCAAGCCGTATCAATGGCATTTGGGCAAAGTCGAACTAGTAACTATGCTCGTATCCAAGCGAACGAACGTTATGTAAAAAGCGAGAATCATAGTTATGGAAATGAAGTAGATAAGTCGAAGATGGCCGAAGAGATGTTGAAACAAAGAAATGTGGAATCGGTGTTGTTTCAAGggaaaaaatataatgatactAATTTGGACAAGATACAATTTTTCGCGACAGAAATTATTAAAGAAACTGAAAGGCGGAAAACTAATATATTGCCTACCGTCGTGCTAAGGCAGACAACTACATCGTCCTCACCACGAACGTCCTCTGCCACGACTTTATCTATTACGTCGTCGAATTAG
- the LOC122603763 gene encoding 60S ribosomal protein L2, mitochondrial, whose amino-acid sequence MTTICRRLLLVNNGSSSSSSAASSLIISKFQTRSKHTIPRAPKTVISSERPLRQFVSGKRRCAGRNSAGRITIFHRGGGAKRSQRTVDLKRNTSSVGVVERIEYDPNRTARIAVVRWDEVDRHKRVNIVGETSLPRKVLPAMDIKGQGRFAFSSLPGMPEDRKTVSSVPKRDYVVVGLPKGVMHGSKSPFSSEAVTQMANVKDVFLSAFSSSKGKGNNVPYSFVSSLGLPRMAIAGAKPDFFVPRMKNVAEENESLSSDEIKKWDKDSIVWDHKMKRKAAVTWQSLRHQEMLGLAGVAGQTESKLKMKAKEKEKRDGKFNVDRARVTYILATQQMEPGRLVMNCDSSSNELLRRR is encoded by the exons ATGACGACAATTTGTAGGCGCCTTCTTCTTGTTAACAAcggatcatcatcatcatcatcagcagcatcttcTCTGATTATATCAAAGTTTCAGACCAGATCCAAGCACACTATCCCCC GTGCTCCTAAAACTGTTATCAGTTCGGAGAGGCCACTTAGACAATTTGTCTCTGGGAAGAGGAGGTGTGCTGGAAGAAATTCGGCAGGTCGTATAACGATTTTCCACCGAGGGGGTGGAGCGAAACGATCACAACGAACAGTTGACCTCAAACGCAACACTTCGTCTGtcggtgttgttgaaaggataGAGTATGACCCGAATCGTACTGCCAGAATTGCTGTTGTTCGATGGGATGAGGTTGACCGCCATAAAAGAGTCAATATCGTGGGTGAGACTTCTCTGCCCCGGAAGGTGTTGCCTGCTATGGATATTAAAGGTCAAGGTCGGTTTGCGTTCAGTTCTTTACCTGGGATGCCGGAAGATAGAAAGACGGTTTCTTCTGTGCCTAAAAGGGATTATGTAGTGGTTGGTCTTCCTAAAGGTGTAATGCACGGGTCAAAAAGCCCGTTTAGTAGTGAAGCGGTAACCCAAATGGCGAATGTGAAGGACGTTTTCTTGTCTGCGTTTTCGTCTTCAAAAGGTAAGGGAAATAATGTACCCTATTCTTTTGTTAGCTCTTTGGGTTTGCCGAGAATGGCTATAGCGGGTGCAAAGCCTGATTTTTTCGTTCCAAGGATGAAAAACGTTGCTGAAGAAAATGAAAGTTTGTCTTCTGATGAGATTAAGAAATGGGACAAAGATAGCATCGTTTGGGACCATAAGATGAAACGAAAAGCGGCAGTTACTTGGCAGAGTTTAAGGCACCAAGAGATGTTGGGACTTGCTGGAGTAGCTGGTCAAACCGAGTCAAAGTTGAAGATGAAagcaaaggaaaaagaaaaaagagatggGAAGTTTAATGTAGACCGTGCTCGTGTAACTTATATATTAGCCACACAACAAATGGAACCGGGCAGATTGGTGATGAATTGTGATTCATCTAGCAATGAGTTATTGCGTAGACGCTGA
- the LOC122604482 gene encoding aldehyde oxidase GLOX-like — MKSSKFLHLLLMLLLLIELRADDDDLPGTWELLVANAGIASMHTVVTRFNTVVLLDRTDLGPNEERYQKYHCLKNAQNVLHNDRRPDCYAYSAIYNYSNNVLQPLTILTDTWCSSGQVLPDGTLLQTGGDNDGIKKIRMFTPCESTRFCDWQQLENIELVEGRWYSTNQILPNGSVIIVGGRGAFSVELFPPKQGGGVVNFLFLAETKDAQMDNLYPYVHLLPNGHLFVFANKKSVLYDYTNNMVLRNYPDLEGGPRNYPSAGSSVMLALEGDYDSATVLICGGAQYGAFNELNISAPAQSSCGRIEATTTDPVWEMEYMPFGRIMGDMVMLPTGDVLIINGAQAGSQGFGQASKPCLNPVLYKPDELRGLRFRTQTPASTPRMYHSTANLLPDGRVLVAGSNSHNYYTFSGEFPTELKIEAFSPDYLSTWNEITRPNIIEIAEKVNYGGGVDIVVATGEIPLVEFLEVNIASAPFATHSFSQGQRLVKLEVLGVAPVRLGVVRVACLAPPDGRVAPPGYYMVFVVKMGVPSVAKWVQLL; from the coding sequence atgaaatcatcaaaatttCTTCATCTCTTActtatgttgttgttgttgatcgaGTTACGTGCAGACGACGACGACCTTCCCGGCACGTGGGAACTACTAGTAGCCAATGCCGGGATAGCCTCCATGCACACGGTGGTCACACGTTTCAACACCGTAGTCCTTCTTGATCGGACCGATCTTGGTCCAAACGAGGAGAGGTACCAAAAATACCATTGCCTAAAAAACGCACAAAATGTGCTACATAATGATAGAAGACCCGACTGCTATGCCTACTCCGCTATTTACAACTATAGTAACAATGTTTTACAACCTTTGACGATCTTAACCGACACTTGGTGCTCGTCGGGACAAGTTCTACCCGACGGCACGCTTCTCCAAACGGGCGGTGACAATGACGGGATAAAAAAAATACGTATGTTCACTCCATGTGAAAGTACAAGGTTTTGTGATTGGCAACAGCTTGAAAATATTGAGTTAGTAGAAGGTAGATGGTATTCTACCAATCAAATATTACCCAATGGGTCAGTGATCATTGTTGGTGGTCGCGGCGCTTTTAGCGTCGAGCTTTTTCCTCCTAAACAAGGTGGCGGTGTCGTAAATTTCCTCTTTCTTGCAGAAACAAAAGACGCCCAAATGGACAATCTTTATCCGTACGTTCATCTTCTCCCAAACGGTCACTTATTCGTGTTTGCAAACAAGAAGTCTGTGTTATATGACTATACAAATAACATGGTATTGAGAAATTACCCGGATTTGGAAGGCGGGCCACGTAACTACCCTTCTGCAGGGTCGTCTGTGATGCTCGCCTTAGAAGGGGATTATGACTCCGCCACAGTGCTAATATGTGGCGGAGCACAATATGGAGCGTTCAACGAGCTGAACATATCTGCTCCAGCTCAAAGTAGTTGTGGCCGCATTGAGGCCACAACCACAGACCCGGTTTGGGAAATGGAGTACATGCCTTTTGGTCGGATTATGGGCGATATGGTGATGTTACCAACAGGTGATGTGTTGATTATAAATGGTGCACAAGCCGGTAGTCAAGGGTTTGGACAGGCGTCCAAACCCTGTTTGAATCCGGTTTTGTACAAACCAGATGAGCTAAGGGGTTTGCGTTTTAGAACGCAAACCCCTGCATCAACTCCTAGAATGTATCATTCCACGGCTAATTTGCTTCCCGACGGAAGAGTTTTGGTCGCGGGAAGCAACTCACATAATTACTACACCTTTAGTGGTGAGTTTCCAACAGAACTAAAAATAGAAGCTTTTTCTCCAGACTATCTGTCTACATGGAATGAGATTACAAGGCCAAATATAATTGAAATAGCAGAAAAGGTAAATTATGGAGGTGGTGTTGATATAGTAGTGGCAACGGGGGAGATTCCGTTGGTTGAGTTTCTCGAGGTGAATATTGCGAGTGCACCTTTTGCTACACATTCGTTCTCTCAGGGACAGAGGCTGGTAAAGCTGGAGGTGTTAGGTGTTGCGCCAGTCAGATTAGGTGTGGTCAGAGTGGCGTGTTTGGCACCTCCAGACGGACGGGTTGCACCACCGGGGTATTATATGGTGTTTGTCGTAAAGATGGGTGTACCAAGTGTCGCGAAATGGGTGCAGTTGCTTTGA
- the LOC122605090 gene encoding uncharacterized protein LOC122605090, which translates to MSGLLYHLFTSSALVSLGLYHLICTTRNHLRSPRDYIAKPYHPFTFNNQQFTKHLQLYLIITCLLIAFIHQTAISFDSDPLVKGRTPVHYFTSLQSAGVVILFLILAVSHLISETTNLLPFPPDLFFGTASAIFFLQYMISSSAASLQTSDLEAKCDSVSATVSALSAVLCIILACNPRLFVADVGLGASICLQGLWSLQTGLSLYVDAFVPDGCHKLLDVVRGVEGSTKCDLEDSKLRAIAILDLMFVVYVFFVLLILIVVYAVTGKVVGIRRFGSYEALPTSTGVTTDTNHIQMKAMAGTQA; encoded by the coding sequence ATGTCGGGTTTGCTGTATCATTTATTCACTTCCTCAGCATTGGTATCATTAGGGCTATACCACCTCATCTGCACAACCAGGAACCACCTTAGGTCCCCTCGAGATTACATTGCGAAACCCTACCATCCATTCACATTTAATAATCAACAATTCACCAAACACCTTCAACTCTACCTTATCATCACATGTCTACTTATTGCCTTCATCCACCAAACCGCAATCTCTTTCGACTCTGACCCCCTAGTAAAAGGCCGAACCCCTGTCCACTACTTCACATCCCTTCAATCTGCAGGTGTCGTTATCCTTTTTCTTATCCTTGCAGTGTCCCACCTTATCTCTGAAACCACCAATCTCCTCCCGTTCCCACCTGATCTCTTCTTTGGGACGGCATCCGCTATATTCTTTCTTCAATACATGATTTCTTCTTCTGCAGCTTCCTTACAAACGTCTGACCTCGAGGCAAAATGTGATTCCGTCTCTGCCACAGTTTCAGCTTTATCTGCTGTATTATGTATTATACTAGCCTGCAATCCGAGGCTGTTTGTAGCTGATGTTGGTCTTGGGGCCTCAATCTGTCTTCAGGGACTCTGGTCTCTTCAGACGGGTTTGTCTCTTTATGTTGATGCTTTTGTACCCGATGGTTGCCATAAGCTGCTAGATGTTGTGCGTGGTGTTGAGGGATCAACTAAGTGTGATCTTGAAGATTCTAAGTTGAGGGCTATCGCCATTTTAGATCTCATGTTTGTGGTTTATGTCTTTTTTGTGCTCCTTATCCTAATCGTGGTCTATGCTGTGACTGGTAAAGTTGTTGGGATAAGGAGATTTGGTTCTTATGAAGCTTTACCAACATCAACTGGTGTCACTACTGATACGAATCACATTCAGATGAAGGCCATGGCCGGCACTCAGGCTTGA
- the LOC122606190 gene encoding ankyrin repeat-containing protein NPR4-like, translating into MKDQKPKYSSQMLFVAAKNGNKTFIVELIRRYPDLIRKVNDNNQSIFHVAVSDRRKGIFDLLNEIGSIKDSVIHLEDENGNNTLHLAGERAKSNQLQDVRGVVMQMQQELLWFKEVETILPYSLRVKKNASGLTPREVFTKNHKDLVTKGEKWMKEVAAQLMVVSTLIATVAFAVPFTVPGGFHQDTGTPIFINRSLFTTFITSDALSLMFASTSLLYVISILTTRLLNATWW; encoded by the exons ATGAAAGATCAAAAGCCAAAATACTCTTCTCAAATGCTATTTGTTGCTGCAAAGAATGGCAACAAGACATTTATAGTTGAGCTCATTCGTCGATATCCAGATCTAATAAGGAAGGTTAATGATAATAACCAAAGTATATTTCATGTAGCTGTTTCAGATCGTCGCAAGGGTATCTTTGATTTGTTAAATGAAATAGGCTCAATTAAGGATTCAGTAATACATCTTGAAGATGAAAATGGGAATAACACTTTGCATTTAGCCGGGGAGAGAGCAAAGAGTAACCAACTTCAGGACGTGCGTGGAGTAGTTATGCAAATGCAACAAGAGCTATTGTGGTTCAAG GAAGTAGAGACAATTCTCCCTTATTCTTTACGAGTAAAGAAGAATGCATCGGGTCTAACACCCCGTGAAGTATTCACAAAGAATCACAAAGATCTAGTAACCAAAGGTGAGAAATGGATGAAAGAAGTAGCCGCCCAATTAATGGTGGTCTCAACACTTATAGCCACTGTAGCATTTGCAGTACCTTTCACAGTTCCTGGCGGATTCCATCAGGATACCGGTACTCCTATCTTTATTAACAGAAGtctttttacaacttttatCACATCAGATGCACTATCTTTGATGTTCGCTTCAACATCACTTCTTTACGTCATATCCATCCTTACTACTCGTTTGCTGAACGCGACTTGGTGGTGA